The proteins below are encoded in one region of Scomber japonicus isolate fScoJap1 chromosome 2, fScoJap1.pri, whole genome shotgun sequence:
- the LOC128372441 gene encoding histone PARylation factor 1 translates to MTGRAKRKPKPIQESGTGNREVKKPRTDDPKAIPLSAVDSKQRDEMLQLYKLQMPEDLYHFWDFCKELCPDNPHDALKDTLGLRLVGPFDILAGAHKNSKNPQPNFHLHWRYFYDPPEFQTILIGSEDSRHHIGYFRDTPDSLPSFVGENEAKKGYTITQMGDNVFAAVHLFLLRKRKERGNLKAGREAFESLEAKLRDRAETLSLSLEQKTKGMKQRDKKVVTKTFHGAGIVVPVDKNDVGYRELPETDAGLKKICKAIAEARNDEERVKAFGPLQEMITFVQFANDECDYGMGYELGIDLFCFGSHYFHKVIKQLLPMAYNLLKRNLFGEVLEAHLCSRNHDNLDQLSAH, encoded by the exons atgacaGGGCGCGCAAAAAGAAAACCCAAACCCATTCAG gAGTCGGGTACAGGCAATAGGGAGGTGAAGAAACCTCGGACAGATGATCCCAAAGCCATTCCACTGTCAGCGGTGGATTCAAAGCAACGTGATGAGATGCTGCAGTTATACAAGCTTCAGATGCCAGAAGATCTGTACCATTTCTGGGATTTCTGCAAGGAGCTTTGTCCTGACAACCCCCATG ATGCGCTGAAAGACACACTTGGTTTGCGGCTTGTTGGTCCTTTTGACATTCTAGCTGGAGCTCACAAAAACTCTAAGAATCCCCAGCCGAACTTCCATCTTCACTGGAGGTATTTTTATGACCCACCAGAGTTTCAGACCATACTTATAGGGAGTGAGGACAGCCGACACCATATTGGCTACTTCAG GGATACTCCAGACTCCCTCCCCTCATTTGTTGGGGAAAATGAAGCCAAGAAGGGCTACACTATAACACAGATGGGGGACAACGTGTTCGCTGCTGTCCA CCTGTTTCTGCTGCgtaagaggaaagagagaggcaaCCTGAAAGCAGGGAGAGAAGCTTTCGAAAGCTTGGAGGCAAAGctgagagacagagcagagactCTGAGTTTATCTCTAGAGCAGAAGACCAAAGGCATGAAGCAGAGGGACAAGAAG GTGGTCACAAAGACGTTCCATGGTGCTGGCATCGTTGTGCCTGTAGACAAGAACGATGTGGGATACAGAGAACTGCCAGAAACAGACG CTGGTCTGAAGAAGATCTGCAAGGCCATTGCTGAGGCACGGAATGATGAAGAGCGCGTCAAAGCCTTTGGACCTCTCCAGGAGATGATCACATTTGTTCAGTTTGCCAATGATGAATGTGACTACGGCATGGGTTATGAGCTAGGAATAGACCTCTTCTGTTTCGGATCCCAT TACTTCCACAAGGTCATCAAGCAACTTTTACCCATGGCCTACAACTTGCTGAAAAGGAATTTGTTTGGAGAAGTTCTCGAGGCCCACCTCTGCAGCCGAAACCACGACAACCTGGACCAACTCTCTGCACATTAA
- the LOC128365894 gene encoding cGMP-specific 3',5'-cyclic phosphodiesterase-like, translated as MPCLHCELVESMEPDSVIPGASPSAGTVESFNRETVTAPPMVQGMGWFFSPLWSPRSKTRRSRFSDGMTTEQVAWLDDHSDYTRAYFLRRASGASGPQADMSPRLPRVPRSSSDHSELFRTTHPRRASSPITSSFLSTSSITDKLRPLTPNLNAREGMDCFSPDPLGRHTPCSPRSSRCSLSPFSPISPICPCSHDAPFSPLLCPTATKTVACGYGEGCPWMMELLRGGLSWMGSVADLCQGAVLHAGELLAAEGGSLSLVKKDGSERNTLEEVTDPTALGDFSEGLCSHAHMELVKGIMGCVLASGSPMNLRDVSEDPRFDLEDDQSLKIRSVLCVPIKNHGGEVVGVVVMINKRASSNGSVSVFTNMDEKVLSNHMDVLGLVLDNIQLYESSRQEAKRSQALIKMAQVLSKEHHSFEVLLSKMAATIMPFTHAQYCTIFIPNKDNKISFSQVIHLECEELGSTCQIYRRELDISDVDPSYALRTLVGMETLNMSESSEGSIKSLICCPVRNERSENVIAVCQLMNKLSRDSDEMEAFNRYDERLLEDLAVYCGLALQYVQAVQITEERRASIEVTQEVLAYHITAAEEEIQALQEVSIPSAESLNILDFHFSGFGLPEDLTTQATVRMFVDLNLVQDFKIDYKSLCQWILTVRRGYRNNVPYHNWSHAMSTAQSMFAMLMGSGELQGIFSRLEIFALMIATLNHDLDHRGVSNSYIERSQQPLSQLYGHSSLENHHYNLCLFILNNTGSQILSGLSPEDRKAVLQMIKRAILATDLAVYMERRKDFFSLSKKSKVSWKSDKQRDLLRSMLMTASDLSAITKPWPEQKRLANLVAMEFFAQGDKEKKEFKIKPIDIMNRENSTRLPYMQVEYIDDICYPLYKAVSKLFDTCSPMLNGCKKNRENWLHMAEEAEKETSENCCSVETPSYQCTISETQFSRAQASKGVTRGAKYMIVYQNHMTVYQVHEKCDSVPERPSTRSTFSLDKLAFRAAVGSFLA; from the exons ATGCCCTGCCTCCACTGCGAATTGGTGGAGTCCATGGAGCCGGACAGTGTGATTCCCGGGGCATCTCCCTCCGCAGGGACAGTGGAGTCTTTCAACAGGGAAACGGTGACTGCGCCGCCGATGGTTCAGGGCATGGGTTGGTTCTTCTCCCCGCTGTGGAGCCCCCGCAGCAAGACACGTCGCTCGAGGTTTTCAGACGGCATGACAACCGAGCAAGTGGCATGGCTGGACGACCACTCTGATTATACGAGAGCGTACTTTTTACGCAGAGCTTCAGG GGCCAGTGGTCCACAGGCAGATATGTCTCCACGTCTGCCCAGGGTTCCAAGGAGCAGCTCTGACCACTCAGAACTGTTCAGGACGACTCATCCTCGCAGAGCTTCCTCTCCAATAACCAGCTCATTCCTGAGCACTTCATCCATAACAGACAAACTCAGACCCCTCACCCCCAATTTAAATGCTCGTGAGGGGATGGATTGCTTCAGTCCAGATCCACTGGGCAGGCACACCCCCTGCTCTCCTCGCTCTTCCCGCTGCTCTTTGTCCCCTTTTAGTCCCATTTCTCCTATTTGTCCATGCTCCCATGACGcacctttctctcctcttctgtgtCCCACTGCTACAAAGACTGTGGCCTGTGGCTATGGTGAGGGATGCCCATGGATGATGGAGCTCTTAAGAGGAGGCCTCAGCTGGATGGGTTCTGTGGCAGACCTCTGCCAGGGGGCTGTCCTGCATGCTGGGGAGCTGCTGGCAGCTGAGGGCGGCTCCCTTTCCCTGGTAAAGAAAGACGGTAGTGAAAGGAACACCTTGGAGGAAGTGACTGACCCAACAGCATTGGGGGACTTCAGTGAGGGCCTCTGTAGCCATGCACATATGGAGCTGGTGAAGGGTATCATGGGATGTGTACTGGCTTCAGGGTCACCAATGAACTTGAGAGATGTATCTGAG GACCCCAGGTTTGACCTCGAAGATGATCAATCATTAAAGATTAGGAGTGTTCTGTGTGTGCCCATCAAGAACCATGGAGGAGAG gtgGTAGGTGTAGTGGTAATGATCAACAAGAGAGCTAGCAGCAATGGATCAGTTTCTGTTTTTACCAACATGGATGAAAAG GTGCTTTCCAATCACATGGATGTATTGGGGTTGGTCCTGGACAACATCCAGCTGTATGAAAGCTCAAGACAGGAGGCCAAACGCAGTCAG gcctTGATAAAGATGGCTCAAGTTTTATCAAAAGAGCACCACTCCTTTGAAGTTCTGCTGAGTAAGATGGCTGCCACCATCATGCCCTTCACACATGCGCAGTACTGCACCATCTTCATCCCTAATAAGGACAACAAG ATTTCTTTTTCCCAAGTAATCCACTTGGAGTGTGAGGAGCTCGGATCCACCTGCCAGATCTACAGAAG GGAACTTGACATCAGTGATGTTGATCCATCATATGCCCTTCGAACCTTGGTGGGTATGGAAACACTTAACATGTCAGAGAGTTCTGAGGGATCCATTAAGAGTCTGATCTGCTGCCCTGTCAGGAATGAGAGATCTGAAAATGTTATTG CTGTGTGCCAGCTGATGAACAAACTGAGCAGAGACTCAGATGAGATGGAGGCTTTTAACAGATATGATGAGCGCCTGCTAGAGGATCTGGCAGTGTACTGCGGCCTGGCTTTGCAGTATGTTCAGGCTGTCCAGATCACAGAGGAGCGGAGAGCCAGTATAGAAGTCACACAAGAG GTTCTTGCCTACCACATCACTGCAGCAGAAGAGGAAATCCAGGCATTGCAG GAGGTCTCCATTCCCTCTGCAGAGTCACTGAATATTCTAGACTTTCATTTCTCTGGCTTTGGTTTACCAGAGGACCTCACCACACAGGCCACTGTTCGTATGTTCGTGGATCTCAATCTGGTGCAGGATTTCAAGATTGACTACAAG AGTCTTTGCCAGTGGATCCTCACTGTGAGACGTGGTTACAGAAACAATGTGCCTTATCACAACTGGAGCCATGCGATGAGTACTGCTCAAAGCATGTTTGCCATGCTCATGGGCTCTGGTGAGCTCCAG GGCATTTTTTCCCGTCTAGAGATCTTTGCATTGATGATAGCCACTCTAAATCATGATCTCGACCACAGAGGTGTCAGTAACTCATACATAGAAAG gaGTCAGCAGCCTTTATCTCAGCTCTATGGTCATTCATCTCTTGAGAACCATCACTACAACTTGTGCCTGTTTATCCTCAACAATACT GGGAGTCAGATTCTCAGCGGCCTCTCTCCGGAGGACCGCAAAGCTGTACTACAGATGATCAAAAGAGCAATCCTGGCCACAGACTTGGCTGTCTATATGGA GAGAAGAAAAGATTTCTTTTCTCTCAGTAAGAAAAGTAAAGTGAGCTGGAAGAGTGACAAACAAAGAGATCTGCTGAG GTCAATGTTGATGACAGCCAGTGACCTCTCCGCTATCACAAAGCCTTGGCCTGAACAGAAAAGG CTCGCCAACCTGGTTGCCATGGAGTTTTTTGCACAAggggacaaagaaaaaaaggagtttAAAATCAAGCCAATT GACATCatgaacagagaaaacagcacaCGACTGCCGTACATGCAAGTTGAATACATTGATGACATCTGCTATCCACTCTATAAG GCTGTATCAAAACTGTTTGACACCTGCTCTCCAATGCTGAATGGCTGTAAGAAGAACAGAGAAAACTGGCTGCATATGGCTGAGGAAGCGGAGAAGGAAACCAGTGAAAATTGTTGTAGT GTGGAAACTCCAAGCTACCAATGCACAATTTCAGAGACCCAGTTTTCAAGAGCTCAGGCTTCCAAAGGGGTTACCAGGGGTGCGAAATACATGATAGTGTACCAGAACCACATGACTGTATACCAGGTGCATGAAAAGTGTGATAGTGTGCCAGAACGACCAAGCACaag GTCTACTTTTTCTTTGGACAAATTAGCTTTCAGAGCTGCTGTGGGCAGCTTCCTGGCGTGA